TATTTCGTCCCCGTTGCAGGACACAGGACCATAGCTCAGTTGGTTAGAGCGCTACCTTGACATGGTAGAGGTCCGCGGTTCGAATCCGCGTGGTCCTACCACTCCTGCATCCCGGTCAATGTCGTACACACCTCTCACGACTGACTTTTTCTCTTCTCCGATCTGTCTCCCAAGCGAACCATCCAACGTCTAACCGTGTTAGTCTTTGGTCATCCCCTATGCTGGTTTCGCTGACTTCGGAGGACCTTGTGACTGCATTCACCTTCAACACTACCAAGAGCGTCATTTGCGAACCCGGAGCCATCAAGCGCCTCGGGACTCTCGCGAGGGAGCAGATTGGCGCCAGAGTATTGCTGGTTACCGATCCCGGCCTCGTCATGGCGGGCCTGATCGACCCGGCCATCAACTCGCTGAAGGAGGCTGGCGTCCATTACGAGCTGTTCGGAGACGTGGTTGCTGACCCACCCGTTTCAGTGGTAGAGGCCGCTCTGGCGCAGGCACGCGCTTCCAGAATTGATGGCGTGATCGGATTTGGCGGTGGCTCGTCCATGGATGTGGCCAAACTGATCGCACTGCTGATTGGTGGTGGCGAAACGCTTGATGAAGTGTATGGGGTCGGCCAGGCCAAGGGGCAGCGTTTACCGCTGATCCAGATTCCGACCACGGCGGGGACCGGCTCCGAAGTAACCCCCATCTCGATCATCACGGTCGGCGACACCGAGAAGAAAGGCGTGGTGGCGCCGCAGCTGCTGCCAGACATCGCTTTGCTGGATGCCGAGCTGACGCTTGGGCTTCCGGCCCATGTCACCGCCGCCACCGGCATCGACGCCATGGTGCACGCCATTGAAAGCTACACCTCGGCCTCCGCCAACAATAATCCGGTCTCCCGGGCGCTCGCTCGCGAAGCCCTGCGGTTGCTGGGCGCGAATATCGAAACCGCGGTGAAGGATGGCCGGAATGTCCGGGCGCGCTCCGATATGCTGCTGGGAGCCATGCTTGCGGGCCAGGCCTTTGCCAACTCTCCGGTCGCCGCTGTTCATGCCCTGGCCTATCCGATTGGTGGCATTTTCCATGTACCCCATGGCCTGTCCAACGCGCTGGTGCTGCCCCATGTGATGCGCTTCAACGCCGAGCTCTGTAACGAGTCCTATGCCGTCCTGGCAACGGACGCCTTTCCGGATCTTGCCTCAACGCCTGCCGAGCAGCGAACCCGGGAGTTTATTGACCGCCTCGAGGCACTGAGTGCGGATCTGGGCCTGGAGCAGACACTTCGCGAGGTGGGCGTGGGCGAATCCGACCTGCCGGTCTTGGCCGCGGACGCCATGAAGCAGACCCGACTGCTCGTGAACAATCCCAGGGAGGTGACTGAAGCAGACGCCCTGGCCATTTACCAGGCGGCGTATTAAAGGGGCGACAAGCAATGCAGCGTGACGAATTCAGGGTGTTCTATCCGGTATCCACCCGCTGGATGGACAACGACGTCTACGGGCATGTGAACAATGTCACCTACTACTCGTATTTCGACTCAACCATCAACCGGTATCTGATTGAAGAAGGCGGTCTGGATATTCACAAGGCGCCGGTGGTGGGCTTTGTGGTGAGCTCATCCTGCCAGTTCCGCCGGCCGGTGGCCTATCCCGACGCGCTATCGGTCGGCCTCCGGGTCCTGAAACTGGGCAACAGTTCGGTGACCTACGAGCTCGGCATATTCAGGGAATCGGACAGCGAAGCTTCAGCGGTTGGCCAGGTGGTGCATGTGTTTGTGGATCGCGCCGAGAACCGTTCGGTCAGCATTCCTGCGCCCATCCGGCGTTGCCTCGAGGCAGTGGCCGCCGACTGAACGCTATACCTTGTAGAAGTCCCGATACCAGTCCACAAACCGGCCAATGCCCTCTTCCACGGGTGTTGCCGGCTTGTAGCCGACGTCCGCTATCAGGTCGTCGACATTGGCGTAGGTGGCCGGCACATCGCCCGGCTGGAGTGGCAGGAGGTTTTTCTCGGCTTTCTTGCCGACTTTCTCCTCGATAATCTCAATGAAGCGTGACAGCTCCACCGGGTTGTTGCTGCCAATGTTGTACAGGCGGTAAGGCGCCTTGCTGGTCCCCGGGTCCGGCGTTAGGCCGCTCCAGTGATCGTTGGGTTCCGCCACATGATCGAGGGTGCGGATGACACCCTCAACGATGTCGTCGATGTAGGTGAAGTCCCGGCGATGATGGCCGTGGTTGAACACGTCGATGGGTTCCCCGGCGAGGATCTTCTTCGTGAAGATAAACAGCGCCATGTCCGGTCGGCCCCAGGGGCCGTAAACGGTAAAGAATCGCAAACCGGTGGTGGGCAGGTTATAAAGATGGCTGTAGGTGTGGGCCATCAGCTCGTTGGCCTTCTTGGAGGCGGCGTAGAGGCTCAGGGGGTGGTCCACATTGTCGTGCACCGAGAACGGCATGGTCTCGTTGGCACCGTAGACGGAGCTGCTGGATGCGTACACCAGGTGTTGCACCCCGTTATGGCGACAGCCCTCCAGAATATTCATGAACCCCACCAGGTTGGCATCCACATAAGCGTGGGGATTCTCCAGGGAGTACCGGACACCGGCCTGGGCCGCCAGGTGCACCACCCGATCGGGGCGGTGCTTGGCAAACAGCGACGCCATGGACGCACGATCGGCGACATCCTGACGTACTTCAAGGAAACCCTTCTTGCCGGTCAGACGCGCCAGCCGGGCCTCCTTGAGGTTTACGTCGTAGTAGTCGTTGACGTTGTCCACGCCAATCACCTCATCGCCGCGATCAAGCAGACGATGGGCAAGGTGCGACCCGATAAAGCCGGCAGTACCGGTAACAAGAATCTTCAAGTGTCTCTCCCTGGAGTCTGTGTCGGGATCAGAAGGTGACGCCCGCGCTCACGAACGGCCCGCCAATCTCAACGTCCAGCCGATCGTCTCCGTCCTCGTAATCGATCGACATCTGGCGGTAACCCGCCCGCAACTGAACCAGCGCGATTTCAAACTGACCAAAGGCGTTGAAATCGTGCAGGGAATCGCCGTCATAGCTGATCAGGTTGCCTTCGGCACCAACAGACAGGCCGGTGAGCGGCAGATCAAAGCGGGCAGCGAGATAACCCATGGGAATCACCGCATCCACTTCCGTGCGGTTCACCCGGTTGGCGCCACCCTGCTCCTGAATCAACAATTCTCCGTTCAGATCGCGCGCCGTCACGCCCAGGTCGAGATTGACCCAGTTGTCCAGCACTTCGTAATAGAACGTGAAGTCAACCTGCTCCAGATCCAGTTCCGAACGCACATTCACACCGGTACCTACCGTGGTGATATCGCCGAAATCCGCTCCCAGTTCACCCTGACCGCTCTGCTGAACCAGGGTGTAGTTCAGGCGAACGTTCGGCAACACCGGCACCGGATGCTCAACGTAGAGCGAGGCATTGGCGTTGGTGTCGTTGTCCAGGTTCAGATCGTTCTCAACATCCACCACATCATTGTTTGTGGCAGCCTTACCGGAAAGATCGGAATCCCAGTAACTTACGCTGGCACCCAGCCCAACCACATCGGCCTGGGACATCGGCGCCACCAGAATCAGTGAACCGCCTACAGCTAGCATCAGTTTACGCATAACGCACCTATTGGAATTGTAGTGAGTGGTAATCAGTCGAACTGGATGCCCAGCCGGCGACCGACTTCCTCGTAGGTTTCAATTACCTCGCCCAATCCCTGGCGGAAACGATCCTTGTCCATTTTCTTGCGGGTTTCCTTGTCCCAGATCCGACAGCCATCCGGGCTGAATTCGTCGCCCAGAACGATCTGGCCACCGCTGCGACCAAATTCCAGCTTGTAGTCAACCAGCATCATTCCGGCATCATCGAACAGCGCCTTGAGCACGTCATTCACCTTGTAGGTGAGCGTCTTCATCTGGCCGAGTTCCTGCTCGGTGGCCCAGCCGAAGCTGACCGCCAGTGACTCATTCACCATGGGGTCGTGCAACGCATCGTTCTTGAGAAACAGTTCATAGGTGGGAGGATTGAGGGCCTTGCCCTCCTCAACACCCAGCCGGCGGCACAGACTGCCCGCGGACACGTTGCGAACGACGCACTCCACCGGAATCATGTCGAGCTTCTTGACCAGCGACTCGGTAGACGACAGCAGACCCTCAAAATGGGTCGGCACGCCGACGGCTTCCAGCTTTTCCATGATGAAAGCGTTGAACTTGTTGTTCACCATGCCCTTGCGGTTCAGCTGTTCCTTCTTTTCACCGTCGAAGGCGGAGGTATCGTCCCGGAACACCATCACGAACCGCTCGGGATCGTCGGTACGGTAGACGGATTTTGCCTTGCCAGCGTAGAGTTCTTCGCGTTTTTCCATTAGAAGTCTCCGAAAAACGGCCGCCACGGGCGGCCACCTTCTCAATCAGTATAGGTAATCGAACAGCTGTTCCAGTAACTCGGCCGGCGATCGGCTGGCCTCGGTACCCGGTAGTTGCTGCGCCGAGATCACGACGGCGTCTGCCTCCTGGCGAAGCATGACAGTGTGGGTATGCTCTGGTGAGGACTCTGAACTGAACCAGCTGAACCAGCCAGGGTCGCGCTCATCCTCGGTACGGAAGTCCACCTGGAACCAGCCTTCGCTGCGGTTCAGGTCAACCACCGGAATCCCAGAATCGCCCAGGGCCCGGTTCACCTCGGCCCAGGAGCGACCGTAATCCAGTTCCATGCGGATGGCCACGGCTTCGTCGTTCTCGGAGATCAGCCTCACGAGGGGATCGCTCACCATTCCTGAGGCCGCCCGGGAGAATGCCTTGGTTTCTTCCTGGGCGCGCAGGAAGTCACCCATGTCTTCCAGCAGCCGTTTCTGGAACGCCAGTGCCTCTTCGGTGGGTTCGGCGATGGTGCTCCAGGGAATCAGCTCATCGGGCTGATCCTCGACGTTCACCCGGCGAACCTGTATCTCGGTGGTCTTGCGGCGAACACCCGGCGCCATCCGGACCTGCACCAGTACTTTCTGCTCACCGGCGGACGGATTGTCTGGCAGCTCCGCCAGTTGCCGCGCACGTTTGCTGAAGTTCACCAGTTCGGTCTGCAGCAGCCCCAGCTGCGGGCTATCAAAACTGACACCGAGACCACGATCGCTCAGGTAGCTGTTGACCGCTGGCCAAAGCCGGCCGGGCACGTCGTTCACCAAAAGCCAGACACGTCCGTCGAGCTCTTCAATCGCGTAGTTCTCGTCCAGAATGTCGGAGGTCATGTCCGGGGGGCGGGGGATGTCGGACGGGTACATCCGGCTGGCATCCGCGGGCTTCACATCGCGAATGGGCATTGTCTGACTGAAGCGGGATTTGTCAGCGGATTCGGGCAGCTCAAGCGGCTGCCCCTCCGGCGCGTTGACATACCGCTCCGAGCGGTCTTCAACGAGGCTGCAGCCGGCAACTGACGTAAGCAGAAGAAAGCCGGACACGGCCGCAGTGCGCGTGATCAAGGACGATTTCTTTGACATGAGGGTACTACCGGTTCTCTCTGGAACCTGCATCAGGTGACTCCGGGCTTGGAAACGTTTGGACAATCTCAGAGTACACCTGAGGCCTTGAGGGCATCTTCCACTTCTCCGTGGAACTTCTCGCTCAACGGAGTGAGCGGCAGGCGAATACCCTCGCCGATCATACCCATCCGATGCAGGGCCCATTTCACCGGAATGGGGTTGGCTTCGAGGAAGAGCTTCCGGTTCAGCGGCATGAGCAGCTCGTTCAGGCGCTCAGTCTCCTCACGGTTGCCCGCAATGGCGGCTTCGCACAGCTGGGACATGCCTTTAGGTGCCACGTTCGCGGTCACTGACACATTGCCCTTGGCACCAGCGAGCATAAGCTCGGCGGCGGTGGCGTCGTCACCCGAGTACACGGCAAGTCGGCCCTCGAGTGCCTGGATGAGCTCGGCACCCCGGGGGATGTTCCCGGTGGCGTCTTTGATACCGACAATATTCGGGATGTCGGCCAGGCGCAGAACGGTTTCGTTCAGCATGTCGCACGCAGTACGGCCAGGCACGTTGTACAGCATCTGGCTCATGCCCGGGACGGCTTCGGCAATGGCCTTGAAATGACGGTAAAGGCCTTCCTGGGTCGGCTTGTTGTAGTACGGCACCACCAGCAGACAGGCATCAGCGCCCAGCTTGTGGGCTTCGGTGGTCAGCTCGATCGCTTCGCGGGTGCTATTGCCCCCGGTGCCGGCGATTACCGGGATACGACCGTTGACCCGCTTGATGATGTGGCCAATTACCCGGCAGTGCTCTTCCGGATCCAGCGTTGCCGACTCGCC
The nucleotide sequence above comes from Marinobacter gudaonensis. Encoded proteins:
- a CDS encoding iron-containing alcohol dehydrogenase, translating into MTAFTFNTTKSVICEPGAIKRLGTLAREQIGARVLLVTDPGLVMAGLIDPAINSLKEAGVHYELFGDVVADPPVSVVEAALAQARASRIDGVIGFGGGSSMDVAKLIALLIGGGETLDEVYGVGQAKGQRLPLIQIPTTAGTGSEVTPISIITVGDTEKKGVVAPQLLPDIALLDAELTLGLPAHVTAATGIDAMVHAIESYTSASANNNPVSRALAREALRLLGANIETAVKDGRNVRARSDMLLGAMLAGQAFANSPVAAVHALAYPIGGIFHVPHGLSNALVLPHVMRFNAELCNESYAVLATDAFPDLASTPAEQRTREFIDRLEALSADLGLEQTLREVGVGESDLPVLAADAMKQTRLLVNNPREVTEADALAIYQAAY
- a CDS encoding acyl-CoA thioesterase, producing the protein MQRDEFRVFYPVSTRWMDNDVYGHVNNVTYYSYFDSTINRYLIEEGGLDIHKAPVVGFVVSSSCQFRRPVAYPDALSVGLRVLKLGNSSVTYELGIFRESDSEASAVGQVVHVFVDRAENRSVSIPAPIRRCLEAVAAD
- a CDS encoding NAD-dependent epimerase, with the protein product MKILVTGTAGFIGSHLAHRLLDRGDEVIGVDNVNDYYDVNLKEARLARLTGKKGFLEVRQDVADRASMASLFAKHRPDRVVHLAAQAGVRYSLENPHAYVDANLVGFMNILEGCRHNGVQHLVYASSSSVYGANETMPFSVHDNVDHPLSLYAASKKANELMAHTYSHLYNLPTTGLRFFTVYGPWGRPDMALFIFTKKILAGEPIDVFNHGHHRRDFTYIDDIVEGVIRTLDHVAEPNDHWSGLTPDPGTSKAPYRLYNIGSNNPVELSRFIEIIEEKVGKKAEKNLLPLQPGDVPATYANVDDLIADVGYKPATPVEEGIGRFVDWYRDFYKV
- a CDS encoding TIGR04219 family outer membrane beta-barrel protein, giving the protein MRKLMLAVGGSLILVAPMSQADVVGLGASVSYWDSDLSGKAATNNDVVDVENDLNLDNDTNANASLYVEHPVPVLPNVRLNYTLVQQSGQGELGADFGDITTVGTGVNVRSELDLEQVDFTFYYEVLDNWVNLDLGVTARDLNGELLIQEQGGANRVNRTEVDAVIPMGYLAARFDLPLTGLSVGAEGNLISYDGDSLHDFNAFGQFEIALVQLRAGYRQMSIDYEDGDDRLDVEIGGPFVSAGVTF
- the purC gene encoding phosphoribosylaminoimidazolesuccinocarboxamide synthase codes for the protein MEKREELYAGKAKSVYRTDDPERFVMVFRDDTSAFDGEKKEQLNRKGMVNNKFNAFIMEKLEAVGVPTHFEGLLSSTESLVKKLDMIPVECVVRNVSAGSLCRRLGVEEGKALNPPTYELFLKNDALHDPMVNESLAVSFGWATEQELGQMKTLTYKVNDVLKALFDDAGMMLVDYKLEFGRSGGQIVLGDEFSPDGCRIWDKETRKKMDKDRFRQGLGEVIETYEEVGRRLGIQFD
- the bamC gene encoding outer membrane protein assembly factor BamC; this translates as MSKKSSLITRTAAVSGFLLLTSVAGCSLVEDRSERYVNAPEGQPLELPESADKSRFSQTMPIRDVKPADASRMYPSDIPRPPDMTSDILDENYAIEELDGRVWLLVNDVPGRLWPAVNSYLSDRGLGVSFDSPQLGLLQTELVNFSKRARQLAELPDNPSAGEQKVLVQVRMAPGVRRKTTEIQVRRVNVEDQPDELIPWSTIAEPTEEALAFQKRLLEDMGDFLRAQEETKAFSRAASGMVSDPLVRLISENDEAVAIRMELDYGRSWAEVNRALGDSGIPVVDLNRSEGWFQVDFRTEDERDPGWFSWFSSESSPEHTHTVMLRQEADAVVISAQQLPGTEASRSPAELLEQLFDYLY
- the dapA gene encoding 4-hydroxy-tetrahydrodipicolinate synthase; this translates as MITGSLVALVTPMHPDGEIHWEDLDKLVDFHLDNGTHGIVAVGTTGESATLDPEEHCRVIGHIIKRVNGRIPVIAGTGGNSTREAIELTTEAHKLGADACLLVVPYYNKPTQEGLYRHFKAIAEAVPGMSQMLYNVPGRTACDMLNETVLRLADIPNIVGIKDATGNIPRGAELIQALEGRLAVYSGDDATAAELMLAGAKGNVSVTANVAPKGMSQLCEAAIAGNREETERLNELLMPLNRKLFLEANPIPVKWALHRMGMIGEGIRLPLTPLSEKFHGEVEDALKASGVL